A part of Amycolatopsis lurida genomic DNA contains:
- a CDS encoding class I adenylate-forming enzyme family protein, whose amino-acid sequence MESLFLTRVLDALRSGGDQVLFVQDGVKTTYAQAFDLVRRLYAGLPEGGVVAIDAGNRPETVLLQIAAQLRGSTVLLIAASASSPDRVAAVEAAGVTTLVTERPSDWPAVAARVITLDELTVRDGTDPAGLPESVTVIFPTGGTTGTPKLIRHSGIYDGMAHIFAPDPAGPGRTLLIAPMTHMTGNATVLGAILRRESVVLLRGFDAGTVLDAIAEHRITALSLTPARLAEVLDHPAMTSTDVSCVRQLSLGAAPLPPRRLAQALEVFGPVVGQGYGLTEAPMIASISAAELDGRPERLESVGRIVPGMEARIDDGEVLVRGLSMMVGYHGSAPIGDGWLRTGDLGRFDHEGYLYLLDRANDVIITGEHGTKVCSTVVENALARHPLIRSAAVFGVPGEDGEGERVHAVVVASGALSAEEVRAHAREFFGREHFVPSDVDFAEALPLTAIGKVDKRALREPFWAGHDRRIA is encoded by the coding sequence GTGGAGAGTCTGTTCTTGACCCGGGTGCTGGACGCGCTGCGCTCCGGAGGCGACCAGGTGCTGTTCGTCCAGGACGGCGTGAAGACCACCTACGCGCAGGCGTTCGACCTGGTGCGCCGGTTGTACGCGGGACTGCCGGAGGGCGGGGTGGTCGCCATCGACGCCGGCAACCGGCCGGAGACCGTCCTCCTGCAGATCGCCGCACAGCTGCGGGGTTCGACGGTGCTGCTCATCGCCGCGTCGGCGAGTTCGCCGGATCGCGTCGCCGCGGTCGAGGCGGCCGGGGTCACGACCCTGGTGACCGAGCGGCCGTCGGACTGGCCCGCCGTCGCGGCGCGCGTGATCACGCTCGACGAACTGACGGTCCGCGACGGGACCGACCCGGCCGGGCTGCCGGAGTCGGTCACCGTCATCTTCCCCACCGGCGGTACCACCGGGACGCCGAAACTCATCCGGCACAGCGGGATCTACGACGGGATGGCGCATATCTTCGCGCCGGATCCGGCGGGCCCGGGCCGCACGCTGCTGATCGCGCCGATGACGCATATGACCGGCAACGCCACCGTGCTGGGAGCGATCCTGCGGCGGGAGAGTGTCGTGCTGCTGCGGGGTTTCGACGCGGGCACCGTGCTGGACGCGATCGCGGAACACCGGATCACCGCGTTGTCCCTCACGCCCGCGCGCCTGGCCGAAGTGCTCGACCATCCGGCCATGACGTCGACCGACGTCAGCTGCGTGCGGCAGCTTTCGCTGGGTGCCGCTCCGCTACCGCCGAGGCGGCTGGCTCAGGCGCTCGAGGTGTTCGGGCCCGTGGTCGGGCAGGGCTACGGGCTCACCGAGGCGCCGATGATCGCGAGCATCTCCGCGGCGGAACTCGACGGCAGGCCGGAGCGGCTCGAGTCCGTGGGCCGGATCGTGCCGGGTATGGAGGCCAGGATCGACGACGGGGAGGTCCTGGTGCGCGGACTGTCCATGATGGTCGGGTACCACGGGTCGGCGCCGATCGGGGACGGCTGGCTGCGGACCGGTGATCTCGGGCGGTTCGACCACGAGGGGTACCTCTACCTGCTGGACCGGGCGAACGACGTCATCATCACCGGCGAGCACGGCACCAAGGTGTGCTCGACCGTGGTCGAGAACGCGCTCGCGCGGCATCCGCTGATCCGTTCCGCGGCCGTGTTCGGTGTGCCGGGGGAGGATGGCGAGGGCGAGCGGGTCCACGCCGTGGTGGTCGCCTCGGGGGCACTGTCGGCCGAAGAAGTCCGGGCACATGCCAGGGAGTTCTTCGGGCGTGAGCATTTCGTACCGTCCGATGTGGACTTCGCCGAGGCGCTGCCGCTGACGGCGATCGGCAAGGTGGACAAGCGGGCGCTCCGGGAGCCGTTCTGGGCCGGGCACGACCGCCGCATCGCCTGA
- the rpmB gene encoding 50S ribosomal protein L28, translated as MSAVCQVTGRKPGYGKQVSHSHRRTSRRWEPNLQAKRYFVPSEGRWVRLRVSVKGMKTIDKRGIEAVVAELRAKGVKL; from the coding sequence ATGTCCGCCGTGTGCCAGGTCACGGGCCGCAAACCGGGCTACGGGAAGCAGGTGTCGCATTCGCATCGGCGCACGTCCCGGCGCTGGGAGCCGAACCTGCAGGCCAAGCGGTACTTCGTGCCGAGCGAAGGACGCTGGGTACGGCTGCGGGTCTCGGTGAAGGGCATGAAGACCATCGACAAACGGGGGATCGAGGCCGTCGTGGCCGAGCTTCGCGCGAAAGGGGTGAAGCTCTGA
- a CDS encoding type B 50S ribosomal protein L31, which yields MKPGIHPDYHPVVFKDLSTGDAFLTRSTATSEQTIEWSDGNTYPLVNVEISSWSHPFWTGNQRIMDSAGQVEKFHRRYGRRGGSK from the coding sequence GTGAAACCGGGAATCCACCCCGACTACCACCCGGTGGTGTTCAAGGACCTCTCCACTGGGGACGCCTTCCTGACACGCTCCACCGCCACCTCGGAGCAGACCATCGAATGGAGCGACGGCAACACCTATCCGCTGGTGAACGTCGAGATCAGCTCGTGGTCGCACCCGTTCTGGACCGGCAACCAGCGGATCATGGACAGCGCGGGCCAGGTCGAGAAGTTCCACCGCCGCTACGGACGCCGCGGAGGGTCGAAGTAA
- the cobA gene encoding uroporphyrinogen-III C-methyltransferase, with amino-acid sequence MDDPHYLSGLDLAGRRVVMIGGGTVAQRRLPRLISAGARVELVSPHTTPSVSAMADAGEIVWHERRYTEGDLTDAWYALACTNDPEVNAAVCAEAERARVFCVRADDGDLGSAVTPASGRHGGLLVGVLSGGEPLRSATVRDSILDGLRAGTVADGRVPEAHGDLPGVALVGGGPGDPELITVRGRRLLARADVVVADRLAPRELLDELAPHVEIVDAAKIPYGRAASQDVINSTLIERAKAGKFVVRLKGGDPYLFGRGFEEVLACAEAGIPVTMVPGITSAFSVPAAADVPVTHRGVAHEVVVVSGHVAPDDEKSLVDWDLLAKMRGTIVLMMGVERLPLFAKALQAGRPGDTPVAIVEDGTMRTQRVLRSTLDKVVEDAATAGVRPPAVIVFGPVAGLAQPS; translated from the coding sequence ATGGATGACCCGCATTACCTCTCCGGCCTCGACCTGGCCGGCCGTCGTGTCGTGATGATCGGTGGCGGGACGGTCGCCCAGCGCCGCCTGCCGCGGTTGATCAGCGCCGGCGCGCGGGTCGAACTGGTCTCGCCGCACACCACGCCGTCGGTGAGCGCCATGGCCGACGCAGGCGAGATCGTCTGGCACGAGCGCCGCTACACCGAAGGCGACCTCACCGACGCCTGGTACGCGCTGGCGTGCACGAACGATCCCGAGGTCAACGCCGCGGTCTGCGCCGAAGCCGAACGCGCGCGGGTGTTCTGTGTCCGCGCCGACGACGGCGACCTCGGCAGCGCGGTCACCCCCGCCTCGGGCAGGCACGGCGGACTGCTGGTCGGCGTGCTCTCCGGCGGTGAACCGCTGCGGTCGGCCACCGTCCGGGACAGCATTCTCGACGGGCTTCGTGCCGGAACCGTCGCCGACGGCCGCGTCCCGGAGGCCCACGGCGACCTCCCGGGTGTCGCCCTCGTGGGCGGTGGCCCCGGCGACCCGGAGCTGATCACCGTCCGCGGGCGCCGTCTCCTCGCCAGGGCCGACGTCGTCGTCGCCGACCGGCTGGCCCCGCGCGAACTGCTCGACGAACTCGCGCCCCACGTCGAGATCGTCGACGCCGCGAAGATCCCGTACGGCCGCGCGGCCAGCCAGGACGTGATCAACTCGACCCTGATCGAGCGGGCCAAGGCCGGCAAGTTCGTCGTGCGGCTCAAGGGCGGTGACCCGTACCTGTTCGGCCGGGGCTTCGAAGAAGTCCTGGCCTGCGCCGAAGCGGGTATCCCGGTGACGATGGTCCCCGGGATCACGAGCGCGTTCTCCGTGCCCGCCGCGGCGGACGTCCCGGTGACCCATCGCGGCGTCGCGCACGAGGTCGTGGTGGTGTCCGGGCACGTCGCACCGGACGACGAGAAGTCACTGGTGGACTGGGATCTGCTGGCGAAGATGCGCGGCACGATCGTGTTGATGATGGGCGTCGAGCGGCTCCCGCTGTTCGCCAAGGCGCTCCAGGCGGGGCGGCCGGGGGACACGCCGGTGGCGATCGTCGAGGATGGCACCATGCGCACGCAGCGGGTGCTCCGCTCCACTTTGGACAAGGTGGTCGAAGACGCCGCCACGGCCGGGGTCCGGCCGCCCGCGGTGATCGTGTTCGGACCGGTGGCGGGGCTGGCTCAGCCCTCGTAG
- a CDS encoding SRPBCC domain-containing protein — protein sequence MGFPDRIERTVEIAHPPAKVWAALTTAEGLGTWFGNQANIDLRPGGTAEMKWDEGHKANMRVERVEEPEIFGFTWNIYGLPDEDPRRTYVEFTLVPNDGGTRLTVVESGFSQLPDEAHQVAFEGNTKGWAAELGELIEYLDAA from the coding sequence GTGGGATTCCCCGACCGGATCGAACGCACCGTCGAAATCGCCCACCCGCCCGCGAAGGTCTGGGCCGCGCTGACCACGGCCGAAGGCCTGGGCACCTGGTTCGGTAACCAGGCGAATATCGACCTGCGGCCTGGAGGTACGGCCGAGATGAAATGGGACGAGGGGCACAAGGCGAACATGCGCGTCGAGCGCGTCGAAGAGCCGGAGATCTTCGGCTTCACCTGGAACATCTACGGTCTGCCCGACGAGGACCCCCGTCGCACCTACGTCGAATTCACCCTGGTGCCGAACGACGGAGGTACGCGGCTCACCGTCGTCGAGTCCGGCTTCTCCCAGCTGCCGGACGAGGCACACCAGGTCGCGTTCGAAGGAAACACGAAGGGGTGGGCGGCCGAGCTGGGCGAACTGATCGAATACCTCGATGCCGCCTGA
- a CDS encoding ankyrin repeat domain-containing protein, with protein MTENPGQAEEFDPELLELWAKVFGFARSGATAEIAAYVDAGISANLTNDRGDTLVMLAAYHGHAETVAALIERGADPNRENDRGQSPLAGAVFKNEPEVVKALLKGGADATAGEPSALDAARMFGNTELLALLES; from the coding sequence ATGACGGAGAACCCCGGACAGGCCGAGGAATTCGATCCCGAACTGCTGGAGTTGTGGGCCAAGGTGTTCGGGTTCGCCCGCTCGGGGGCGACGGCCGAGATCGCCGCGTACGTCGACGCCGGCATTTCGGCGAACCTGACCAACGACCGGGGCGACACGCTGGTCATGCTCGCCGCCTACCACGGTCACGCCGAGACCGTCGCCGCGCTGATCGAACGCGGCGCCGACCCGAACCGCGAGAACGATCGGGGACAGAGCCCGCTGGCCGGCGCGGTGTTCAAGAACGAGCCCGAGGTCGTGAAAGCGCTACTGAAGGGCGGCGCGGACGCGACGGCGGGGGAGCCGTCGGCGCTCGACGCGGCCAGGATGTTCGGCAACACCGAGCTGCTGGCGCTGCTGGAGAGCTGA
- a CDS encoding SRPBCC family protein, with product MSFTTSFTVDQTPQQVFDAFTDVRRWWSEEIEFTGDEFEYHYEEVHRCRIRITESVPGRKVSWLVLENHFDFTRDETEWVGTTITFEITEKDGKTEARFTHHGLVPEYECFDVCHKAWSFYVGTSLRDLITTGEGQPNRRSVLPAELAR from the coding sequence ATGAGCTTCACGACGAGTTTCACCGTGGATCAGACGCCGCAGCAGGTCTTCGACGCCTTCACCGACGTCCGCCGGTGGTGGTCGGAAGAGATCGAGTTCACCGGGGACGAGTTCGAGTACCACTACGAAGAGGTGCACCGCTGCCGGATCCGGATCACCGAATCCGTGCCCGGCCGCAAGGTCTCCTGGCTGGTGCTGGAAAACCACTTCGACTTCACCCGCGACGAGACCGAATGGGTCGGCACCACGATCACGTTCGAGATCACCGAGAAGGACGGCAAGACCGAAGCGCGCTTCACCCATCACGGGCTGGTCCCGGAGTACGAATGCTTCGACGTCTGTCACAAGGCGTGGAGCTTTTACGTCGGCACCAGTCTGCGCGATTTGATCACCACCGGCGAAGGACAGCCGAACCGGCGAAGCGTCCTGCCCGCGGAGCTGGCGCGATGA
- a CDS encoding GTP-binding protein translates to MTTPVTVLSGFLGAGKTTVLNHVLANRDGLRVAVIVNDMSEVNIDAALVRDGNSLSRTEERLVEMTNGCICCTLRDDLLEEVSRLCEDGRFDYLLIESSGISEPMPVAATFSFLDAARLDTMVTVVDAVNFERELAAGDALTERGLDQYDGDERTVSDLLMDQIEFADVLLLNKADLVPAVSLERLTAVLRRLNPAADVVVSTHGRVPLDRVLGTGRYDVERAQEAPGWVAELNGDHVPETEEYGISSVVFRASLAFDAERLWNFIGRLDTGEFGTVLRSKGFFSLASRPGVTGLWSQAGSVARFEPQGVEEAPRQELVFIGVGLEKDALLDSLRSCLAAGPAGADPFPQWEAVHVH, encoded by the coding sequence ATGACGACGCCCGTCACGGTGCTGTCCGGTTTCCTCGGGGCGGGTAAGACGACCGTGCTCAACCACGTCCTCGCCAACCGCGACGGGCTGCGCGTGGCGGTGATCGTGAACGACATGAGCGAGGTCAACATCGACGCCGCGCTGGTGCGGGACGGGAACAGCCTGTCCCGCACCGAGGAACGGCTCGTCGAGATGACCAACGGCTGTATCTGCTGCACCTTGCGCGACGATTTGCTGGAAGAGGTCTCGCGGCTGTGCGAGGACGGCCGGTTCGACTACCTGCTCATCGAATCGAGCGGGATCTCCGAACCGATGCCCGTGGCGGCGACGTTCTCGTTCCTGGACGCCGCACGGCTCGACACCATGGTGACCGTGGTCGACGCGGTGAACTTCGAGCGGGAACTGGCGGCCGGGGACGCGCTGACCGAACGCGGGCTCGACCAGTACGACGGGGACGAGCGGACGGTCAGCGACCTGCTGATGGACCAGATCGAGTTCGCGGACGTCCTCTTGCTCAACAAGGCGGACCTGGTCCCGGCCGTCTCCCTCGAACGGCTGACGGCGGTGCTGCGGCGGCTCAATCCGGCCGCCGACGTCGTCGTCTCGACGCACGGCCGGGTCCCGCTCGACCGGGTGCTCGGCACCGGGCGCTACGACGTCGAGCGGGCGCAGGAGGCACCCGGCTGGGTGGCGGAGCTCAACGGCGATCATGTTCCGGAGACGGAGGAGTACGGGATCTCCAGCGTGGTATTCCGTGCCTCGCTCGCTTTCGACGCCGAGCGGCTGTGGAACTTCATCGGGCGGCTCGATACCGGGGAGTTCGGGACGGTCCTGCGGTCGAAGGGGTTCTTCTCGCTGGCGTCGCGGCCCGGGGTGACCGGGCTGTGGTCTCAGGCGGGTTCGGTCGCCCGGTTCGAGCCGCAGGGTGTCGAGGAGGCGCCGCGGCAGGAGCTCGTGTTCATCGGCGTGGGGCTGGAGAAGGATGCTCTGCTGGACTCGCTGCGGTCCTGCCTCGCCGCCGGTCCGGCCGGAGCGGATCCGTTCCCGCAGTGGGAAGCGGTGCACGTCCACTGA
- the rpsR gene encoding 30S ribosomal protein S18 → MSAMGKANRDRPFKRKTNILHANKITEVDWKDADLLRKFISDRGKIRARRVTGLTPQQQKQVATAIKNAREMALLPYPNAGR, encoded by the coding sequence GTGAGCGCGATGGGCAAGGCGAACCGCGACCGTCCCTTCAAGCGCAAGACGAACATCTTGCACGCCAACAAGATCACCGAGGTCGACTGGAAGGACGCCGACCTGCTGCGGAAGTTCATCTCCGACCGCGGCAAGATCCGCGCCCGCCGGGTCACCGGGCTGACGCCCCAGCAGCAGAAGCAGGTCGCCACGGCGATCAAGAACGCCCGCGAGATGGCGTTGCTGCCCTACCCCAACGCGGGGCGCTGA
- the rpmG gene encoding 50S ribosomal protein L33: MAKSTDIRPIIKLRSTAGTGYTYVTKKNRRNDPDRMVLRKYDPIARKHVEFKEER; encoded by the coding sequence ATGGCCAAGAGCACCGACATCCGGCCGATCATCAAGCTCCGCTCGACCGCCGGCACCGGCTATACGTACGTCACCAAGAAGAACCGGCGGAACGACCCGGACCGGATGGTGCTGCGCAAGTACGACCCGATCGCGCGCAAGCACGTCGAGTTCAAGGAGGAGCGCTGA
- the rpsN gene encoding 30S ribosomal protein S14, with translation MAKKSKIAKNEQRKVIAARYVERRRELKATIASPSASPEEKAAAVSALQAMPRDASATRIRNRDTADGRPRGYLRKFGLSRVRMRQMAHNGELPGVTKSSW, from the coding sequence ATGGCCAAGAAGTCGAAGATCGCCAAGAACGAGCAGCGCAAGGTCATCGCCGCCCGCTACGTCGAACGACGGCGTGAGCTGAAGGCCACCATCGCGTCGCCCTCCGCGTCGCCCGAGGAGAAGGCCGCGGCCGTGTCGGCCCTGCAGGCGATGCCGCGCGACGCCAGCGCGACCCGGATCCGCAACCGCGACACCGCCGACGGCCGCCCGCGTGGCTATCTGCGGAAGTTCGGGCTTTCGCGGGTCCGGATGCGGCAGATGGCGCACAACGGCGAACTGCCCGGCGTCACGAAGTCGAGCTGGTGA
- the mrf gene encoding ribosome hibernation factor-recruiting GTPase MRF: protein MTDNPRVPLVLISGLAPGPNADLAERLRLAEAGTAVVHHDLRQIHSGVVRRRIRLGDRDQLTVLELAHGCVSCTLREDLLPLLRKLSQMPQVRRIVVRLDEAMEPEPVSWALHNVLVGERPVIEDVDLRAVLTVVDCAGWLGDSTGDDTLAERNLRASPEDERTVAQVALSQVEFADLLVLAGAATDAWSAAKASAVLDRVAPSIPRVELSTVDGETVLDAVPSDARRGEVTDMHGPLLRGQPPLHTDCGIGLLTFTSQRPFHPERLHDAIDVLLDGVVRTRGRLWVASQPDMALWIESAGGGLGVGHAGPWLAAPDGPDWADVSPERRTLASLRWDPLFGDRAQELVVVTDQATPDEIEAALNGALLTEEELAAGEQEWLRYPDPFGEWHEEPCEDTETDPEKHDVNASNRKDETQ, encoded by the coding sequence GTGACCGACAACCCCCGCGTGCCCCTCGTCCTGATCAGTGGCCTCGCACCGGGACCGAACGCCGACCTCGCCGAGCGGCTGCGCCTCGCCGAGGCGGGTACCGCCGTCGTGCACCACGACCTGAGGCAGATCCACTCCGGAGTGGTCAGGCGGCGGATCCGGCTCGGCGACCGCGACCAGCTGACCGTCCTGGAATTGGCGCACGGCTGCGTCTCGTGCACACTGCGAGAGGACCTGCTGCCGCTGCTGCGCAAGCTCTCGCAGATGCCGCAGGTGCGGCGCATCGTGGTGCGGCTCGACGAGGCGATGGAGCCTGAGCCGGTGAGCTGGGCGTTGCACAACGTCCTCGTCGGCGAGCGGCCGGTGATCGAGGACGTCGACCTGCGGGCCGTGCTGACGGTCGTCGACTGCGCGGGCTGGCTGGGCGACAGCACCGGTGACGACACCCTGGCCGAGCGGAACCTGCGGGCCAGCCCCGAGGACGAACGCACCGTCGCCCAGGTCGCGCTGTCCCAGGTCGAGTTCGCCGACCTGCTCGTCCTCGCCGGCGCGGCGACCGACGCCTGGTCCGCGGCGAAGGCTTCGGCCGTGCTCGACCGGGTCGCACCGTCGATCCCGCGCGTCGAGCTGTCCACTGTGGACGGAGAGACCGTGCTCGACGCCGTCCCGTCCGACGCCCGGCGTGGCGAGGTCACCGACATGCACGGGCCGCTGCTGCGCGGCCAGCCGCCGTTGCACACCGACTGCGGCATCGGGCTGCTCACCTTCACCTCGCAACGCCCGTTCCACCCGGAGCGCCTCCACGACGCGATCGACGTCCTGCTCGACGGCGTCGTCCGCACGAGGGGACGGCTCTGGGTGGCGAGCCAGCCCGACATGGCGCTGTGGATCGAGTCCGCGGGCGGCGGTCTCGGCGTCGGGCATGCCGGGCCGTGGCTCGCCGCCCCGGACGGTCCGGACTGGGCCGACGTCTCCCCCGAACGCCGCACCCTCGCCTCCCTGCGCTGGGACCCGCTGTTCGGCGACCGCGCGCAGGAACTGGTCGTCGTCACGGATCAGGCCACGCCGGACGAGATCGAAGCCGCACTGAACGGGGCGCTGCTGACCGAGGAGGAACTCGCCGCCGGCGAGCAGGAATGGCTCCGATACCCGGATCCGTTCGGCGAGTGGCACGAAGAACCGTGTGAGGACACGGAAACCGACCCTGAGAAGCACGACGTGAACGCGTCGAACCGAAAGGACGAAACGCAGTGA
- a CDS encoding pyridoxal phosphate-dependent decarboxylase family protein — translation MTAEDVLRELRELRAGDLPTHGGRTLAYVYDSGLSEVDELGAAAHKLASSANGLDPTAFPSLLRMENDLVGTAARLLGGTAETVGSVTSGGTESCMLAVLAARDARLDVATPNMVLPTTAHAAFHKAAHFFGVRVVSVPVDPVTFRAVPEAMAAAVDDSTVLVVASAPSYAHGVLDPIPEIAALLDGVRFHVDACIGGWVLPYLGLGPFGFDVPGVTSVSVDLHKYAYCPKGVSVLLHANAGLRRPQYFASADWPGYTMLNTTLQSTRSGGPLAAAWAVVRHVGDEGYAKLASAARDAAVEIRAGIEALDGVRVLGDPVSTLLAFTVADGAGLDLFTVADEMRERGWYVQPQFAHESSPANLHLTVTAANRGSEEEFLADLAASVAAAREAGPVVIDPQVAEFVAALDPATLTPEQFAGLLAAAGLGGAAGLPIRMAEINALLATAPGPLRERLLLEFLGALYTAS, via the coding sequence GTGACCGCCGAGGACGTCCTGAGGGAATTGCGGGAGCTGCGCGCCGGGGACTTGCCGACGCACGGAGGCCGGACGCTCGCATACGTCTACGACAGTGGTCTGTCCGAAGTGGACGAACTCGGCGCGGCGGCGCACAAGCTGGCGTCGTCGGCCAACGGGCTCGACCCGACGGCGTTCCCGAGTCTGCTTCGGATGGAGAACGACCTCGTCGGTACCGCCGCGCGTCTGCTGGGCGGTACGGCGGAGACGGTCGGTTCGGTGACCTCGGGCGGCACGGAGTCGTGCATGCTCGCCGTCCTGGCGGCCCGCGACGCGCGTCTCGACGTGGCCACGCCGAACATGGTGCTGCCCACGACCGCGCACGCGGCGTTCCACAAGGCGGCGCATTTCTTCGGTGTCCGCGTGGTTTCGGTGCCGGTCGATCCGGTGACCTTTCGCGCCGTCCCCGAAGCGATGGCCGCCGCGGTCGACGACAGCACGGTCCTCGTCGTCGCGAGCGCGCCGTCCTACGCCCACGGCGTCCTCGACCCGATCCCCGAGATCGCCGCGCTGCTGGACGGCGTCCGGTTCCACGTCGACGCCTGCATCGGCGGCTGGGTGCTGCCGTACTTGGGGCTCGGCCCGTTCGGCTTCGACGTCCCCGGCGTCACCAGCGTCTCGGTCGATCTGCACAAGTACGCCTACTGCCCGAAAGGCGTGTCGGTTCTCTTGCACGCCAACGCCGGCCTTCGCCGGCCGCAGTACTTCGCCAGCGCCGATTGGCCCGGCTACACGATGCTGAACACCACGCTGCAGAGCACGCGGTCCGGTGGCCCGCTCGCCGCGGCGTGGGCGGTCGTGCGCCACGTCGGCGACGAGGGTTACGCGAAGCTGGCTTCGGCGGCGCGGGACGCGGCCGTCGAGATCCGCGCCGGGATCGAGGCGCTGGACGGAGTGCGTGTCCTCGGTGATCCGGTGTCGACCCTGCTCGCGTTCACCGTGGCGGACGGCGCCGGGCTCGACCTGTTCACCGTCGCGGACGAGATGCGCGAGCGCGGCTGGTACGTCCAGCCGCAGTTCGCCCACGAGTCGTCGCCCGCGAACCTGCATCTGACCGTGACGGCCGCGAACCGGGGGAGCGAGGAGGAGTTCCTCGCCGATCTCGCCGCGTCGGTCGCGGCCGCCCGTGAAGCGGGGCCGGTCGTCATCGACCCACAGGTGGCCGAATTCGTCGCCGCCCTGGACCCGGCGACGTTGACGCCGGAGCAGTTCGCCGGGCTGCTGGCGGCCGCGGGACTCGGCGGCGCGGCCGGGCTGCCCATCCGGATGGCGGAGATCAACGCGTTGCTGGCCACGGCACCCGGGCCGTTGCGGGAGCGGCTGCTGCTGGAGTTCCTCGGCGCGCTGTACACGGCTTCCTGA
- a CDS encoding DUF899 domain-containing protein yields MNTVTAAEWEEARLRLLVKEKELTRARDALAAERRRMPWLAVEKPYEFEGPSGRVNLLDLFEGRRQLIVYRAFFDPGVEGFPDHACKGCSLVADQVAHVAHLNARDTTLAFVSRGGQSDIARMKARMGWTMPWYTIAGDFDVDFGVDEWHGTNAFIREGDQVFRTYFVNDRGDEAMGSTWSYLDITALGRQEEWEDSPEGYPQTPPYEWWDWHDAYEGAPSSGGGCCSGS; encoded by the coding sequence ATGAACACGGTGACCGCGGCCGAATGGGAAGAAGCGCGCCTTCGGTTGCTGGTGAAGGAAAAGGAGCTGACCCGAGCCCGCGACGCGCTCGCCGCCGAGCGGCGCCGGATGCCGTGGCTCGCCGTCGAGAAGCCGTACGAGTTCGAGGGGCCGTCCGGCCGGGTGAACCTGCTCGACCTGTTCGAGGGACGCCGTCAGCTGATCGTCTACCGGGCCTTCTTCGACCCCGGCGTGGAAGGTTTCCCCGACCACGCCTGCAAAGGCTGCTCACTGGTGGCCGACCAGGTCGCGCACGTCGCGCATCTGAACGCCCGTGACACCACCCTGGCCTTCGTGTCCCGGGGCGGGCAATCGGACATCGCGCGGATGAAGGCGCGGATGGGCTGGACGATGCCGTGGTACACGATCGCCGGCGACTTCGACGTCGACTTCGGCGTGGACGAGTGGCACGGCACGAACGCCTTCATCCGCGAGGGTGACCAGGTGTTCCGGACCTATTTCGTCAACGATCGCGGCGACGAGGCGATGGGGAGCACGTGGAGCTACCTCGACATCACCGCGCTGGGGCGGCAGGAGGAGTGGGAGGACTCGCCGGAGGGCTATCCGCAGACACCGCCGTACGAGTGGTGGGACTGGCACGACGCCTACGAGGGTGCCCCTTCGTCCGGCGGCGGGTGCTGCTCGGGATCGTGA
- the rpmF gene encoding 50S ribosomal protein L32: MAVPKRKMSRSNTRSRRSQWKAAVPDLVPIKVNGETKLVPRKLMKHFHQGGE, translated from the coding sequence ATGGCCGTCCCGAAGCGGAAGATGTCGCGCAGCAACACCCGGTCCCGGCGTTCGCAGTGGAAGGCGGCCGTACCGGATCTGGTGCCGATCAAGGTGAACGGCGAGACGAAACTCGTGCCACGCAAGCTGATGAAGCATTTTCACCAGGGTGGGGAATGA
- a CDS encoding ArsR/SmtB family transcription factor, whose translation MPPDNETIAEQVFVALADPSRRSILAVLASGGPATATDLADRLPITRQAIAKHLALLTDAGLVIPEQGERRRVRYRLHSAPMQVAQQFLAALARDWDGPLAALKDHLEGSS comes from the coding sequence ATGCCGCCTGACAACGAAACGATCGCCGAACAGGTCTTCGTCGCCTTGGCCGACCCGAGCAGGCGGAGCATTCTCGCCGTCCTCGCCTCGGGCGGCCCGGCCACGGCGACCGACCTGGCCGACCGGCTGCCGATCACGCGGCAGGCCATCGCCAAGCACCTCGCGCTGCTCACCGACGCGGGGCTGGTGATCCCGGAGCAGGGGGAGCGGCGCCGCGTCCGCTACCGGCTGCACTCGGCCCCGATGCAGGTCGCCCAGCAATTCCTCGCCGCGCTCGCCCGGGATTGGGACGGGCCGCTCGCGGCTCTGAAAGACCATCTGGAGGGTTCATCATGA